One Glycine soja cultivar W05 chromosome 2, ASM419377v2, whole genome shotgun sequence genomic region harbors:
- the LOC114387276 gene encoding 14-3-3-like protein GF14 iota: protein MSVEKERETQVYLAKLAEQAERYEEMVECMKKVAKLDLDLTVEERNLLSVGYKNVIGARRASWRIMSSIEQKEESKGNEHNVKLIKSYCQKVEEELSKICGDILTIIDQHLIPSSGSAEASVFYYKMKGDYFRYLAEFKTDQERKEAAEQSLKGYEAASATANTDLPSTHPIRLGLALNFSVFYYEIMNSPERACHLAKQAFDEAIAELDTLSEESYKDSTLIMQLLRDNLTLWTSDLPEDGGEDNIKAEEAKPSEPEH from the exons ATGTCCGtcgagaaagagagagagacccAGGTTTACTTGGCCAAGCTTGCCGAGCAGGCCGAGAGATACGAAG AAATGGTTGAGTGTATGAAGAAAGTAGCAAAACTTGATCTTGATCTGACTGTGGAAGAAAGGAACCTTCTCTCAGTGGGATACAAAAATGTGATTGGTGCACGAAGGGCCTCTTGGCGCATAATGTCCTCAATTGAGCAGAAGGAAGAGTCTAAGGGAAATGAGCACAATGTTAAACTGATCAAGAGTTACTGCCAAAAAGTTGAGGAGGAACTCTCCAAAATCTGTGGTGACATTCTGACTATTATAGACCAGCATTTGATTCCTTCTTCCGGATCAGCAGAAGCTAGCGTTTTCTACTACAAGAT GAAAGGTGATTATTTTCGGTATCTTGCTGAGTTCAAGACTGACCAAGAAAGGAAAGAGGCAGCTGAGCAGTCACTAAAAGGATACGAG GCTGCTTCTGCCACTGCAAACACAGATCTTCCATCAACACATCCAATCCGTCTTGGACTTGCACTCAATTTCTCTGTCTTTTATTATGAGATAATGAACTCTCCTGAAAG GGCCTGCCATTTGGCCAAGCAAGCTTTTGATGAGGCAATTGCGGAGTTGGACACCCTGAGTGAAGAGTCATACAAGGACAGCACTTTGATCATGCAGCTGTTGAGAGACAACCTTACTCTCTGGACTTCCGATTTACCAGAGGATGGAG GTGAGGACAACATAAAAGCTGAAGAAGCCAAACCTTCTGAGCCTGAG CATTGA